GCGGATCGCCGCCTCCAGCTCGTGGCGCTCGCCGGTGAGCCGGCCGAAGGAGCGCGAGACCAGCAGACGCCGGCGCGGCTCGCTCATGTCGTCGAGGGCGATGGCCGGGCGGCCGCGCAGCTCCCAGACGAGGCGCTCCATCACCACCGAGAAGCGACTGCGCACCCAGCGCGGGTCGGCCTCGCGCAGCTCCCAGGCGGTGGTGATGCCCATCAGCGCCAGCCGCTCGGCGCTGCGCCGGGCCACGCCCCACAGCGCCTCCACCGGGCAGGCGGCCAGGGCCCGGCGGGTCGCCTCGCCGTCGGCGTCTAGCAGGCAGACCCCCTCGAAGGCCGGCTCGCGCTTGGCCAGCCGGTTGGCCAGCTTGGCCAGCACCCGGGTCGGTGCCACGCCCACCCCCACCGGGATGCCGGTCCAGCGGCCCACGGTCTCCCGCAGCGCCCGGCAGCGGGCCTCCAGCCCCTCCTCAGGGAAGCCCGCAAAGCCCACGAAGCTCTCGTCGATGGAGTAGAGCTCGACGTCCGGCGAGAACTCCGCCAGCACCTGGTTGACCCGCCGCGACATGTCGCCATAGAGCGCATAGTTGCTGGAGAGCAGCACCGCCTGGCGGCGCACGGCCGGCGGCAGCAGGTGGCGCGGCGCCCCCATGGCCACGCCCAGCGCCTTGAGCTCCTCGGAGCGCGCCACCACGCAACCATCGTTGTTGGAGAGCACCCCCACCGGCCGGCCCGCCAGGCGCGGATCGAAGGCCCGCTCGCAGCTGACGTAGAAGTTGTTGCCGTCGACCAGGGCGATCACGGGGTGCGCCCCAGCAGGTCGTGGAGCACATGGGTGACCACCCCCCACACCTCGCACTCGCGCCCGGCAAGGGGAATCGGCGCGAAGCGCGGGTTGCTGGCCACCAGCCACACCGCCCCGCCGCGACGCTCCAGGCGCTTGACCGTGGGCTCCCCCTCCAGGGCGATGACGATCACCCGGCCGGGCAGCGGCTCCAGGCTGCGATCCACCACCAGCAGGTCGCCGTCATGGATGCCGTCACCGAGCATGGAATCCCCCTCGGCGCGCACGAAGTAGGTGGCCGCGGGGCGCTTCACCACGTGGGCATGCAGGTCGATCTCGGCGTCCAGGTGGTCGTCGGCGGGACTCGGGAAGCCCGCCCGCACCCGGCAGCCCATCAGCGGCCGGGGCGGACCCGCCCCCTGGCCGGCGGCCCGGCCCACGATGCGGGCTCGGGTCGGGTGAATGCACGACATGGGCACCTCCGATGAATACTGGAATTTCATACAGTATCAGACAGGGGCTCACGCTTGGCAACGGGCCATACCCGTCGCTCGACGCAGCGGCGTGCTAACGTGAATGCCATGCACGACAGCAGCCATCACAACAACAATCACAACCGCAACGCACGTCGAGGGGACTCGCCATGGAACGCCGCACCCACCCGCTGCTCACCGACCGCCCCTTCTCCCCCAAGGGCAAGGTGGTCTCCGCCCGCGAGGCGGTGGAGCTGATCCGCGACGGCGACGCCGTGGCCACCGGCGGCTTCGTCGGCATCGGCTTCGCCGAGCACCTGGCGGTGGCCCTGGAGGCACGCTTTCTGGAGAGCGGCGAACCCCGCGACCTGACCCTGATGTATGCCGCCGGCCAGGGCGACGGCAAGACCCGCGGGCTCAACCACCTGGGCCACGAGGGGCTGGTGGCCCGGGTGATCGGCGGCGGCCTGGGGGGGACTGGTGCCGGCGCTGCAGCGGCTGGCCATCGAGGGGCGCATCCAGGCCTGGAACCTGCCCCAGGGGGTGATCTCCCACCTGTTTCGCGATATCGCCGCCGGCAAGCCCGGCACCCTCACCCGGGTGGGGCTCGGCACCTTCGTCGACCCGCGCCTGGAGGGCGGGCGGATCAACGCCATCAGCACCGAGGAGCGCGTGCGGCTGATGACGATCGACGACCAGGAGTATCTCTTCTACCCGGCGCTGCCGCTGCAGGTCGCGCTGCTGCGCGGCACCACCGCCGACTCCCTGGGCAACGTGACCATGGAGCGCGAGGCGCTGGTGCTGGAGGCGCTGGCCATCGCCACGGCGGTGCACAACTCCGGCGGCCTGGTGATCGTGCAGGTGGAGCGGCTGGCCGAATCCGGCACCCTGCCACCCAAGGCGGTGCGCATCCCCGGGGTGCTGGTGGACTGCGTGGTGGTCTGCGACGCCCTCGAACACCACTGGCAGACCTTCCAGACCCCCTACCACCCGGGCTACTCCGGCGAGCTGCGCACGCCCATGGCCGCGCCGGGCGCGATGGCCCTCTCGGCGCGCAAGATCATCGCCCGGCGTGCCGCCTTCGAGCTCACGCCCAACGCCGTGGTCAACCTCGGCATCGGCATGCCGGAGGGGGTCGGCGCGGTGGCCAGCGAAGAGCGGGTGCTGGAACTGGTGACGCTGACCGCCGAGCCCGGCGTGATCGGCGGCCTGCCCGCCGGCGGGCTCGACTTCGGCGCCGCCCTCAACACCCAGGCGATCATCGACCAGCCCGCCCAGTTCGACTTCTACGACGGCGGCGGCCTGGACATCGCCTTCCTGGGCATGGCCCAGGCGGACGCCGCCGGCAACGTCAACGTGTCGCGCTTCGGCAGCCGCCTGGCGGGCGCCGGTGGCTTCATCAATATCAGCCAGAACGCCCGCCGGGTGGTCTTCATGGGCACCTTCACGGCGAGCCGGGAGGCGCTGGAGGTGGTCGACGGCGCCCTGCGCCTGCCCGGGGACGGCCAGCCCAAGTTCGTCGCCGAGGTGGAGCAGCGCACCTTCAGCGGCGCGCTGGCCGCCGCCGACGGCAAGCCGGTGCTCTACGTGACCGAGCGCTGCGTGTTCGAGCTCACGCCCGAGGGCCTCGCCCTGACCGAGATCGCCCCAGGGGTGGACCTGGAGCGCGATATCCTCGCCCAGATGGGCTTCACGCCGCGGATGCCGGCACCGCTGCGCGAGATGGACCCGCGCATCTTCATCGAGGCACCCATGGGGCTGCGCGAGACGCTGCTCGAGCGCCCGCTGGCCCGGCGCCTGCACCTGGACGCCGCCGGCGAGGTGCTGTTCATCGACTTCGAGAACCTGCACATCGCGACCCGGGACGACGTGGATGACATCGAGCGGGAGGTGGAGACGCGGCTGGCGCCGCTGGGCCGGCGGGTCTATGCGGTGGTCAACTACGACCACTGCCGCATCAATGACGCCGTGCTGGAGGCCTACACGGCCATGGTGCGCGGCCTGGAGGAGCGCTTCTATACCCGGGTGACCCGCTACACCACCAGCGGCTTCATGCGCCGCAAGCTGGGCCATGCCCTGGAGGCGCGGGCCGTGGCCCCACACATCTACCAGAGCGCCGCGGAGGCGGAGGCCCACCTCCACGACGGCGAGGGCTGAGCCCTCTCAGGCATCGAGTTCGAGGGCCTCCACCGCCACCGGCCGCCCGAACAGGTAGCCCTGGAAGGCCCGGCAGCCGTGGGCCAGCAGCCAGGCCCGCTGGGCCTCGGTCTCCACCCCCTCGGCAACCACCTCCAGCTTGAGGCTCTGGGCCAGGGCGATGGTACTGGCCACGATCGCCTCGCTGGCCTCGTCCTCCAGCAGGTCGCGCACGAAGGACTGGTCGATCTTGAGCTGGTCAAGGGGCAGCCGCTTGAGATAGGCAAGCGAGGAGTAGCCGGTGCCGAAGTCGTCCAGGGCAAAGCCCACCCCCCGCGCGCGCAGCTCCAGCATGCGCGAGCGCGCCTCGTCCCGGGCCTCCAGCAGCAGGCTCTCGGTCACCTCGAGCTTGAGGCGGGAGGCCGGAGCGCCGGTCGCCTCGAGGGTCTCCAGCACCCGGTCGACGAAATCCGGCTCGCGGAACTGCCGCGGACTGACGTTGACGGAGAGGCTCAGCGCCGAGCGTGCCGGGTCCGCCGCCCAGGCCGCCAGCTGCCGGCACGCGGTCTCCAGCACCCAGTGACCGATGGCCACGATCAGCCGGTTCTCCTCGGCCAGGGGAATGAACTCGCCGGGCGAGACCTGGCCGCGCACGGGATGCTGCCAGCGCACCAGGGCCTCGACGCCGATGACCACGCCCCGCTCGTCTACCTGGGGCTGGTAGTACAGGCGCAGCTCACCCTTGGGCAGCGCCTGCCTCAGGTCCGCCTCCAGGCGAGCGCGGGCCTGCAGCCGCACCTGCATCTCGGGGTCGAAAAAGGCCAGGGTATTGCGCCCCGCCGCCTTGGCCTGGAACAGCGCCAGGTCGGCCTGCTGCAGGATCTCGTCGAGGGTGGTCTCGTGGTCGCGATAGAGGGTCACCCCGACGCTCACCGACACGCCGAGGCGCTCCTCACCGAGGCTCATCGGCGCCTGCATCACCGCCAGCAGCTTATGGGCGACCCGCTCGGCGATCACCGCCACCTCCTCAAGCTCGGTCCCCAGGTCGTGAAGCAGGATGGCGAACTCGTCGCTGCCCAGCCGGGCGACGGTATCGGTATCGCGCAGCACCCCCTCGAGCCGCTGGGCCACCGCCTGGAGCAGCTGGTCGCCGGCATGGTGGCCGAGGGTGTCATTGACCTGCTTGAAGTGGTCGAGGTCGAGGAACATCAGCGCGCCGAACTCACCGCTGCGATAGCTGTCCTTGAGCGCCACCTCCAGACGGTCGAGCATCAGGCGGCGGTTGGGCAGGCCGGTGAGCGGGTCGAAGAAGGCCAGCTGGTGGATCTTCTGCTCGGCCGCCTTGCGCTCGGTGAGGTCGCTGAAGGTCGCTACGAAGTGGGTCGTGGTGCCGGCAGCGTTGCGCACCGCGGAGAGGGTCAGCCACTCAGGGAACACCTCGCCGTTCTTGCGCCGGTTCCAGACCTCCCCCTGCCAGCTGCCGCTGCTCACCACGCTGCGCCACAGCCGCCGGTAGAAGGCCTCCTCGTGGAGCCCCGACGACAGCAGCCGCGGGTTCCTGCCCAGCACCTCGGCCTCCCTGTAGCCGGTGATCCGCGTGAAGGTGTCATTGACCTTGAGGATGCGGCCCTCGCCATCGGTGATCAGCATCCCCAGGTGGGTTTCGAAGGGGGTGGCGGCGATGCGCAGCTGGGCCTCGGTGGCGCGCTCCTCGGTGACGTCGCGCACCACCGCCAGCGCCCCGCCGAAGGCCTCCGCCGGCGCCTCGCCCGGGCTCAGCAGCGGGCTCAGCACCGAGTGGAACTGGCGCGGCTCGCCGCCGATAGGCAGGGTGTAGTCATACTCCACCGGCTCGCCGCCCTGCCGAAGCGCCGCGAAGGCCTGGTCGAGCTGGGCGGCCATGGCGGGCGGCAGCACCTCGCGATAGGGGCGCTGCAGCACCGCGGCGGCCTCGGTCATCAGCTCGTCGGGGTCGGGGGCGTGAATATAGCTGAAGCGCCCCTCGCCATCGAAGACGAAGATCATGTCCCGGATGGAGCCCACCAGCGCCTGGAGGCGCGACTCCCGGGCCTGTACCTCGCGACGGGCCAGTTCACGCTCCAGGGCCTGCCGGCGAACCTCCTCCTCCAGCCGCAGTCGGTTGAGGTAGTGGCGCAGCGCCAGCCAGCCCAGGCCCATGACCGCCAGCCCGATCATCACCCGGACCCAGAGGCGATGGAGCCAGTCGCCGAGCAGCACCTCCCGCGCCTCGCCCACCACCACCACGAAGGGCAGGTCGTCGACTCGCTGGAAGGTATAGAGCCGCTCGCCGCCATCCAGCGGCGAGTTGGCCTTGAGCGTGGCGCTCGGCGCCCCGCTGGCGATGAAGGCTCGCGTATGGGGCTCGTCGATCGACACCCCGAGCACCGCCGGGGAGTGCTCATCACCGACCCGGGGGCGCCGGGCAACCAGCTGCATCTCGGTGTCGATGATGGCGATGCTCTCGCCGCGCGTCAGGCTGAGCCGCTCCAGGGCCTCGCCGAACACCCCGGGGTCGAGCTCCACCAGGGCCAGGCCCTGACCATCGGGCAGCCGCCGGGCGTGCACCACCACATGGCGCTGCTCCAGCGCCGACCAGTGGATCGGCGAGATCCATTCCGCCCGCTCGGGCGCGCTCCGCAGGGTGCGATAGAACGGCAGGCCGGAGACATCGAAGCCCGGGGGATAGAGCGAACTGGACGAGGCGACGACCTGCCCCTCGGGGTCGACGAGGCTGATCTCGTCGACGAACCCCAGGCGGTCGAGCTGCTGGGCCAGGAAGGGCTCGATCCGCTCGGGGTCCGGCGGGTCACCGAAGAGCCGCTGGCGCTGGGGCGGCTGCATCAGCTGGGACACCGTGGAGAGGCTGAAGT
The Halomonas alkalicola DNA segment above includes these coding regions:
- a CDS encoding Y-family DNA polymerase, with amino-acid sequence MIALVDGNNFYVSCERAFDPRLAGRPVGVLSNNDGCVVARSEELKALGVAMGAPRHLLPPAVRRQAVLLSSNYALYGDMSRRVNQVLAEFSPDVELYSIDESFVGFAGFPEEGLEARCRALRETVGRWTGIPVGVGVAPTRVLAKLANRLAKREPAFEGVCLLDADGEATRRALAACPVEALWGVARRSAERLALMGITTAWELREADPRWVRSRFSVVMERLVWELRGRPAIALDDMSEPRRRLLVSRSFGRLTGERHELEAAIRQHAARAGEKLRRQGSLARAVQVFVRTSPFLAGEPQYRNAALVALPAPSADSRELLAAARRGLEAIFLEGYRYQKCGVMLLDLVDAEGTQPSLLETPDDEARRARSGRLMATLDRLNREMGRDTVRFGLPRQGNAWALRCEHRTPRYTTRWNELMRVKTG
- a CDS encoding LexA family protein, producing the protein MSCIHPTRARIVGRAAGQGAGPPRPLMGCRVRAGFPSPADDHLDAEIDLHAHVVKRPAATYFVRAEGDSMLGDGIHDGDLLVVDRSLEPLPGRVIVIALEGEPTVKRLERRGGAVWLVASNPRFAPIPLAGRECEVWGVVTHVLHDLLGRTP
- a CDS encoding acyl CoA:acetate/3-ketoacid CoA transferase, yielding MPALQRLAIEGRIQAWNLPQGVISHLFRDIAAGKPGTLTRVGLGTFVDPRLEGGRINAISTEERVRLMTIDDQEYLFYPALPLQVALLRGTTADSLGNVTMEREALVLEALAIATAVHNSGGLVIVQVERLAESGTLPPKAVRIPGVLVDCVVVCDALEHHWQTFQTPYHPGYSGELRTPMAAPGAMALSARKIIARRAAFELTPNAVVNLGIGMPEGVGAVASEERVLELVTLTAEPGVIGGLPAGGLDFGAALNTQAIIDQPAQFDFYDGGGLDIAFLGMAQADAAGNVNVSRFGSRLAGAGGFINISQNARRVVFMGTFTASREALEVVDGALRLPGDGQPKFVAEVEQRTFSGALAAADGKPVLYVTERCVFELTPEGLALTEIAPGVDLERDILAQMGFTPRMPAPLREMDPRIFIEAPMGLRETLLERPLARRLHLDAAGEVLFIDFENLHIATRDDVDDIEREVETRLAPLGRRVYAVVNYDHCRINDAVLEAYTAMVRGLEERFYTRVTRYTTSGFMRRKLGHALEARAVAPHIYQSAAEAEAHLHDGEG
- a CDS encoding bifunctional diguanylate cyclase/phosphodiesterase, translated to MIEPDAQADVMARQRARRDRRVAIALYILGMLMLFGSLGGFLFDQYQRDMQAARERTAARADLVAEWVASIFSASDFSLSTVSQLMQPPQRQRLFGDPPDPERIEPFLAQQLDRLGFVDEISLVDPEGQVVASSSSLYPPGFDVSGLPFYRTLRSAPERAEWISPIHWSALEQRHVVVHARRLPDGQGLALVELDPGVFGEALERLSLTRGESIAIIDTEMQLVARRPRVGDEHSPAVLGVSIDEPHTRAFIASGAPSATLKANSPLDGGERLYTFQRVDDLPFVVVVGEAREVLLGDWLHRLWVRVMIGLAVMGLGWLALRHYLNRLRLEEEVRRQALERELARREVQARESRLQALVGSIRDMIFVFDGEGRFSYIHAPDPDELMTEAAAVLQRPYREVLPPAMAAQLDQAFAALRQGGEPVEYDYTLPIGGEPRQFHSVLSPLLSPGEAPAEAFGGALAVVRDVTEERATEAQLRIAATPFETHLGMLITDGEGRILKVNDTFTRITGYREAEVLGRNPRLLSSGLHEEAFYRRLWRSVVSSGSWQGEVWNRRKNGEVFPEWLTLSAVRNAAGTTTHFVATFSDLTERKAAEQKIHQLAFFDPLTGLPNRRLMLDRLEVALKDSYRSGEFGALMFLDLDHFKQVNDTLGHHAGDQLLQAVAQRLEGVLRDTDTVARLGSDEFAILLHDLGTELEEVAVIAERVAHKLLAVMQAPMSLGEERLGVSVSVGVTLYRDHETTLDEILQQADLALFQAKAAGRNTLAFFDPEMQVRLQARARLEADLRQALPKGELRLYYQPQVDERGVVIGVEALVRWQHPVRGQVSPGEFIPLAEENRLIVAIGHWVLETACRQLAAWAADPARSALSLSVNVSPRQFREPDFVDRVLETLEATGAPASRLKLEVTESLLLEARDEARSRMLELRARGVGFALDDFGTGYSSLAYLKRLPLDQLKIDQSFVRDLLEDEASEAIVASTIALAQSLKLEVVAEGVETEAQRAWLLAHGCRAFQGYLFGRPVAVEALELDA